The following proteins are encoded in a genomic region of Synergistaceae bacterium:
- the panF gene encoding sodium/panthothenate symporter (mediates high affinitiy panthothenate transport which is stimulated by the presence of sodium ions; member of SSS family of sodium/solute symporters; the imported panthothenate is phosphorylated by panthothenate kinase): protein FCPTIFGLYWKRANSTGAIMSMAAGSASFFWFNITKTSIGGTTAIVPALSIAVVLFIAGSLMGRQEDTEVLKIFDL, encoded by the coding sequence TTTTCTGCCCGACTATATTCGGCTTATATTGGAAACGCGCGAACTCCACAGGGGCGATTATGTCTATGGCTGCCGGATCCGCCTCTTTTTTCTGGTTCAATATAACAAAGACAAGCATTGGAGGGACAACCGCTATAGTCCCTGCTTTGTCGATCGCAGTCGTTTTGTTCATAGCCGGAAGTTTAATGGGAAGGCAGGAAGACACTGAAGTACTGAAGATATTTGATCTCTGA